Proteins encoded within one genomic window of Cyanobium sp. Tous-M-B4:
- a CDS encoding YebC/PmpR family DNA-binding transcriptional regulator has translation MAGHSKWAQIKRTKAVVDSKRGAVFTRLGREIMVAARSGADPTGNFQLRTAIEKAKAAGVPNANIERAIAKGSGQGGGAGETFEAVRYEGYGPGGVAVLVEAFTDNRNRTAAEVRLAFGKHGGNLGETGCVGYLFEQRSVVQLAAGNGQAIDEEVLLEGLLALEEQGGPAALSYTPLEEGGLEVCGTFADLEALQDGLRQQGWVVVGWEHRWIPQTACPISDAETLRACLRMLDALEDLEDGRSVTSNLEADEGLRAEVMG, from the coding sequence ATGGCCGGCCACAGCAAGTGGGCCCAGATAAAACGCACCAAGGCCGTGGTGGATTCCAAACGCGGCGCCGTGTTCACCCGGCTTGGCAGGGAGATCATGGTGGCGGCCCGAAGCGGGGCCGACCCCACCGGCAACTTCCAGCTGCGCACCGCCATCGAGAAGGCCAAAGCCGCAGGCGTGCCCAACGCAAACATCGAGCGCGCCATCGCCAAGGGTTCAGGGCAAGGCGGTGGCGCTGGCGAAACCTTCGAGGCGGTGCGCTACGAGGGCTACGGCCCCGGCGGCGTGGCGGTGCTGGTGGAGGCCTTCACCGACAACCGCAACCGCACTGCCGCCGAGGTGCGCCTGGCCTTCGGCAAACACGGCGGCAACCTGGGCGAAACCGGCTGTGTGGGCTACCTGTTTGAGCAGCGCTCGGTGGTGCAGCTAGCCGCCGGGAATGGCCAAGCCATCGATGAAGAAGTCCTGCTGGAAGGGTTGCTGGCCCTGGAGGAGCAGGGCGGACCCGCCGCCCTGAGCTACACCCCCCTCGAGGAAGGGGGGCTGGAGGTGTGCGGCACCTTCGCCGACCTAGAGGCCCTGCAGGACGGCCTGCGGCAGCAGGGCTGGGTAGTGGTGGGCTGGGAACACCGCTGGATTCCCCAGACCGCCTGCCCGATAAGCGACGCCGAAACTCTGCGCGCCTGCCTGCGCATGCTTGATGCCCTCGAGGACCTGGAAGATGGGCGCAGCGTCACCAGCAACCTGGAGGCCGACGAAGGGCTGAGGGCAGAGGTGATGGGCTGA
- the truB gene encoding tRNA pseudouridine(55) synthase TruB translates to MADQPCGFLVLDKAAGLTSHACVARVRRAYKLKRVGHGGTLDPAVTGVLPIALGPATRLLPYLEGDKTYRGVVQLGLRTVSDDLEGEVLARFAVPALEAADLEAALASFRGRIDQVPPQVSAVHVKGQRAYALVRQGEQVELVPRAVTIQRLELLGWDGATARLELLVRCSAGTYIRSLARDLGEALGCGGALARLRRSEALGFDLEQAVPLEALDQAPLPALLNPLAALGHLPQRQLLDAELEGWRCGRALDHRLSLEAGEPVAVLGPDGNLAGMARTSEGGLLQPKLVFNATG, encoded by the coding sequence ATGGCTGACCAGCCCTGCGGCTTTCTGGTGCTCGACAAGGCGGCTGGGCTCACCTCCCACGCCTGTGTCGCCAGGGTGCGGCGCGCCTACAAGCTCAAGCGCGTGGGCCATGGCGGCACCCTGGATCCAGCCGTCACCGGGGTGCTGCCAATCGCCCTAGGCCCCGCCACCCGGCTACTGCCCTACTTGGAGGGCGACAAGACCTATCGGGGCGTGGTGCAACTGGGGCTGCGCACCGTCAGCGACGATCTGGAGGGTGAGGTGCTGGCCCGCTTTGCGGTGCCCGCTTTGGAGGCAGCGGATCTGGAGGCAGCCCTGGCGAGCTTTCGGGGCAGGATCGACCAGGTGCCCCCCCAGGTTTCAGCCGTGCACGTGAAGGGGCAGCGGGCCTATGCCCTTGTGCGCCAGGGCGAGCAGGTCGAGCTGGTTCCCCGAGCGGTCACAATCCAGAGACTGGAGTTGCTCGGTTGGGATGGCGCCACAGCCAGGCTTGAGCTGCTGGTGCGCTGCTCAGCCGGCACCTACATCCGCTCCCTAGCCCGCGACCTGGGCGAGGCGCTGGGCTGCGGTGGTGCCCTGGCGCGGCTGCGCCGCAGCGAGGCCCTGGGCTTTGACCTCGAACAGGCCGTGCCATTGGAAGCCCTCGATCAGGCGCCATTGCCAGCCCTGCTGAATCCGCTGGCAGCCCTGGGGCACCTACCCCAACGGCAGCTACTCGATGCAGAACTTGAAGGCTGGCGCTGCGGCCGCGCCCTTGACCATCGGCTGTCGCTGGAGGCGGGAGAGCCGGTGGCGGTGCTGGGGCCGGATGGCAACCTGGCTGGCATGGCTCGCACCAGTGAAGGCGGCCTGTTGCAGCCCAAGCTGGTGTTCAACGCAACCGGGTAG
- a CDS encoding queuosine precursor transporter — translation MTLQQRRDLAFLVLAGIFLGTMGMLNILGLTRFLQLGTIGSWPIVVAVGALPYPITFLCTDLISELWGEQKASQLVWVGLLLNGWIVLILWLGGILPGVAGAPDATFFEVRRLAFGAVGASMVAYLAAQFTDVRLFHFWKRFSGGKALWLRNNGSTLVSQLVDTSAVVLISHYASHVLPVRPGEPVVPQLASFIASGYLFKLVAALADTLPFYGLVAWLRRWLEVPGEGAELVEEARIGAGS, via the coding sequence ATGACCCTGCAGCAGCGCCGCGACCTGGCGTTTCTGGTGCTGGCTGGGATCTTCCTGGGCACCATGGGCATGCTCAACATCCTTGGCCTCACACGCTTTCTGCAGTTAGGCACGATTGGCTCCTGGCCGATCGTGGTGGCGGTGGGGGCCCTGCCCTATCCGATCACCTTTCTCTGCACCGACCTGATCAGTGAGCTGTGGGGTGAGCAGAAGGCCTCCCAGCTGGTGTGGGTGGGTCTGCTGCTAAACGGCTGGATTGTGCTGATCCTCTGGCTTGGCGGCATCCTGCCGGGGGTTGCCGGTGCGCCGGACGCCACCTTCTTCGAGGTCCGTCGCTTGGCATTCGGCGCTGTCGGGGCCTCGATGGTCGCCTACCTGGCGGCCCAGTTCACCGACGTGCGCCTATTCCATTTCTGGAAGCGCTTCAGCGGGGGCAAGGCCCTATGGCTGCGCAATAACGGCTCCACCCTGGTGAGCCAACTGGTCGATACCAGTGCCGTGGTGCTAATTAGTCATTACGCCAGCCATGTGCTGCCGGTGCGCCCCGGCGAGCCGGTGGTGCCCCAGTTGGCCTCCTTCATCGCCAGTGGCTACCTGTTCAAACTTGTGGCAGCCCTTGCTGACACCCTGCCCTTCTATGGCCTGGTGGCCTGGCTGCGGCGCTGGTTAGAGGTGCCGGGAGAAGGGGCTGAACTGGTGGAAGAGGCCCGTATCGGGGCTGGCTCCTAG
- a CDS encoding bifunctional 2-polyprenyl-6-hydroxyphenol methylase/3-demethylubiquinol 3-O-methyltransferase UbiG, protein MGAVGELELGVERFLADGFALRSQLASFLEISPEELECRLPCSTDDLAALHPGAFDPDQAGRFYEDTVGTGHLLELAAWHLGSADYIADTLRLQQRFARGQVLDFGGGIGSHALAAAALPEVERVWFVDLNPHNRAFVQARAAELGLGAKLSCYRDMADPALPGRFDTIVCLDVLEHLSDPAAQLALFAERLAPAGIALLNWYFFKGFQGEYPFHFDAPELVEAFFRTLQSRFLEVFHPYLITTRAYRLA, encoded by the coding sequence ATGGGCGCGGTAGGGGAGCTGGAGTTGGGGGTGGAGCGCTTCTTGGCTGATGGCTTCGCCCTGCGCTCCCAGTTGGCCAGCTTCCTCGAGATTTCCCCCGAGGAGCTGGAGTGCCGCCTGCCCTGCAGCACCGACGACCTGGCCGCCCTACACCCCGGTGCCTTTGATCCAGATCAGGCGGGTCGCTTTTATGAAGACACTGTTGGCACCGGCCATCTGCTGGAGTTGGCGGCCTGGCACCTAGGCAGCGCCGACTACATCGCCGACACCCTGCGGCTGCAGCAGCGCTTTGCCCGCGGCCAGGTGCTCGACTTCGGCGGCGGCATCGGCAGCCATGCCCTGGCGGCCGCGGCTCTCCCCGAGGTGGAGCGGGTGTGGTTTGTGGATCTCAACCCCCACAATCGGGCCTTTGTGCAGGCTCGCGCTGCCGAGCTCGGCCTGGGCGCCAAGTTGAGCTGCTATCGGGATATGGCTGATCCGGCCCTACCCGGGCGCTTCGACACGATCGTTTGCCTGGATGTGCTGGAGCATCTGAGCGATCCTGCCGCCCAGCTGGCCCTGTTTGCCGAGCGCCTCGCCCCAGCCGGCATCGCCCTTCTCAACTGGTATTTCTTCAAGGGATTTCAGGGCGAGTACCCCTTTCACTTCGATGCCCCAGAGCTGGTGGAGGCTTTTTTCCGCACGCTGCAGAGCCGCTTTCTCGAGGTGTTTCACCCTTACCTGATCACCACCCGGGCCTATCGGTTGGCTTGA
- the rpmA gene encoding 50S ribosomal protein L27 produces MAHKKGTGSTRNGRDSNSKRLGVKRYGGETVSAGSILIRQRGTSVLPGVNVGRGSDDTLFALVDGVVNFESIKRGLRNRKRINVAIG; encoded by the coding sequence ATGGCCCACAAGAAAGGCACAGGCTCAACACGCAACGGCCGCGATTCCAACTCCAAGCGCCTCGGCGTCAAGCGCTACGGCGGTGAAACCGTGAGCGCCGGCTCCATCCTGATTCGCCAGCGCGGCACCTCTGTGCTGCCCGGGGTCAATGTTGGCCGCGGCTCCGACGACACCCTTTTCGCCCTGGTGGATGGCGTAGTCAACTTCGAAAGCATCAAGCGCGGCCTACGCAACCGCAAGCGCATCAACGTTGCCATCGGCTGA
- the rplU gene encoding 50S ribosomal protein L21, with protein MSPTTESAAKSSAEPAAPQEAPTSGAYAIVEASGQQFWLQPNRYYDLDRLGIDVDGTLTIDNVLLINDGKTTTLGQPYVKGASVELKVMAHRRGPKIIIYKMRPKKKTRRKNGHRQELTRVMVESISLGGKALA; from the coding sequence ATGAGCCCTACCACCGAATCCGCAGCCAAGAGCAGCGCCGAACCGGCCGCTCCCCAAGAGGCCCCCACCAGTGGCGCCTACGCCATTGTTGAGGCATCAGGCCAACAGTTCTGGCTGCAGCCGAACCGCTACTACGACCTCGACCGCCTTGGCATCGATGTCGACGGCACCTTGACCATCGACAACGTGTTGCTGATCAACGACGGCAAAACCACGACCTTGGGCCAGCCGTACGTAAAGGGAGCCAGTGTTGAGCTCAAGGTGATGGCCCATCGCCGCGGCCCCAAGATCATCATTTACAAAATGCGCCCTAAGAAAAAAACCAGGCGCAAGAACGGTCACCGCCAGGAGTTGACCCGCGTGATGGTCGAATCGATTTCCCTAGGTGGCAAGGCTCTGGCCTGA
- a CDS encoding circadian clock protein KaiA: MPEPALTIASLIRDPSLQQACSRWLLGGRCRMVWVDPSTNPLVELEQRREEFDAVLLEQGALSPEDCRAFGDLGLLMPAVVIGGVGGQIELHEAEVHLPPDQLEQLSYSVDAAVSRYLREGLAGSESSPAGQRTETPDRWKLANRLKGRVGFVGVFYKRDPARFLRNLSQQEREDLIHSLERTYRDLLLSYFRDPAAANQALESFVNTAFFSDLPITKTVEIHMNLIDGFSKQLKLEGHKNDFLQDYRLALLDVMAHLCEMYRRSIPPDAPLTGLPVQASGQPTMA, from the coding sequence ATGCCCGAACCGGCCCTCACCATCGCTTCTCTGATCCGAGATCCCAGCCTGCAGCAAGCCTGCTCCCGCTGGCTGCTTGGGGGGCGTTGCCGCATGGTCTGGGTGGATCCCTCAACCAACCCCCTGGTGGAGCTAGAGCAGCGACGGGAGGAATTCGACGCCGTGCTGCTGGAACAGGGGGCCCTCAGCCCAGAGGACTGCCGTGCCTTTGGGGATTTGGGACTGCTGATGCCGGCGGTGGTGATCGGGGGCGTGGGAGGCCAGATCGAACTCCATGAAGCGGAGGTGCACTTGCCCCCCGATCAGCTTGAGCAGCTCAGCTACAGCGTGGATGCGGCTGTCTCCCGCTACTTGCGCGAAGGCCTAGCCGGCTCCGAGAGCTCGCCTGCTGGCCAGAGAACCGAAACCCCCGATCGCTGGAAGCTGGCCAACCGGCTGAAGGGCCGCGTCGGCTTTGTTGGGGTTTTCTACAAGCGTGATCCAGCCCGCTTTCTACGTAACCTGAGCCAGCAGGAGCGCGAGGATCTGATCCATTCTCTGGAGCGCACCTATCGAGACCTGCTGCTCAGTTATTTCCGGGATCCGGCGGCGGCAAACCAGGCCTTGGAAAGTTTCGTCAATACGGCTTTTTTTAGTGATTTACCCATTACTAAAACTGTTGAGATTCACATGAATCTCATTGATGGTTTCTCCAAGCAGCTCAAGCTGGAAGGGCACAAGAACGATTTCCTCCAGGATTATCGGCTGGCCCTGCTCGATGTGATGGCCCATCTTTGCGAGATGTACCGCCGCTCCATTCCACCCGATGCGCCTTTGACTGGTTTGCCGGTCCAGGCGTCCGGCCAGCCCACGATGGCTTGA
- the kaiB gene encoding circadian clock protein KaiB, translated as MTPRKTYILKLYVAGNTPNSMRALKTLRNILETEFRGVYALKVIDVLKNPQLAEEDKILATPTLAKILPPPVRRIIGDLSDRERVLIGLDLLYEELSEEVLEEELCETDGMANPSVSVPTDPLPSLEPLP; from the coding sequence ATGACTCCACGCAAGACCTACATCCTCAAGCTCTACGTGGCGGGCAATACGCCCAACTCGATGCGTGCCTTGAAAACACTGCGGAATATCCTTGAAACGGAATTCCGGGGCGTATATGCCCTCAAGGTGATTGATGTGTTGAAGAATCCTCAGCTGGCTGAGGAGGACAAGATTCTCGCAACCCCCACTTTGGCCAAGATCCTGCCGCCACCAGTACGCCGAATTATCGGCGATCTCTCCGACCGGGAGCGGGTGCTGATCGGGCTTGATTTGCTCTACGAAGAGCTCAGTGAGGAGGTTTTGGAAGAGGAATTATGTGAAACCGACGGCATGGCAAATCCGTCGGTTTCGGTTCCTACAGATCCTCTCCCTTCTCTTGAGCCGCTGCCCTGA
- the kaiC gene encoding circadian clock protein KaiC, with product MQEPSPTSNPLMQVQKLPTGIEGFDDVCHGGLPIGRSTLISGTSGTGKTVFSLNFLYNGIRQYNEPGIFVTFEESPLDILRNAASFGWDLQEMVEQDKLFILDASPDPEGQDVAGSFDLSGLIERINYAIRKYKARRVAIDSITAVFQQYDAVSVVRREIFRLIARLKEIGVTTVMTTERIDEYGPIARYGVEEFVSDNVVILRNVLEGERRRRTAEILKLRGTTHMKGEFPFTMGSHGISVFPLGAMRLTQRSSNVRLSSGVPRLDEMCGGGFFKDSIILATGATGTGKTLLVSKFVEDACRSKERAILFAYEESRAQLLRNATSWGIDFEQMEQDGLLKIICAYPESTGLEDHLQIIKTEIGQFKPSRMAIDSLSALARGVSHNAFRQFVIGVTGYAKQEEIAGFFTNTSEEFMGSHSITDSHISTITDTILLLQYVEIRGEMARALNVFKMRGSWHDKGIREFVITSNGPEIKDSFSNFERIISGVPHRITTDERSELSRIARSVADDEI from the coding sequence ATGCAGGAACCAAGCCCCACTAGCAACCCCCTGATGCAGGTGCAGAAGCTCCCGACTGGGATCGAGGGCTTCGACGACGTGTGCCACGGCGGCTTGCCCATCGGCCGCTCCACCCTGATCAGTGGTACCTCAGGCACCGGTAAGACGGTGTTTTCTCTCAACTTCCTATACAACGGCATTCGCCAGTACAACGAACCAGGAATCTTCGTGACTTTTGAAGAGTCGCCTCTGGATATTCTGCGTAATGCGGCGAGTTTTGGCTGGGATCTGCAAGAGATGGTTGAGCAGGATAAGCTCTTTATTCTTGACGCCTCGCCGGATCCGGAAGGTCAAGATGTGGCGGGGAGTTTTGACCTGTCCGGTTTGATTGAGCGGATTAATTATGCAATTCGCAAGTACAAGGCCCGTCGAGTGGCGATTGATTCGATTACCGCTGTATTCCAGCAATATGACGCGGTTTCCGTGGTGCGTCGGGAGATTTTCCGCCTTATTGCCAGGTTGAAGGAAATTGGTGTCACCACGGTGATGACCACCGAAAGGATCGATGAATACGGTCCGATTGCTCGCTACGGAGTGGAAGAATTTGTTTCTGACAACGTGGTGATTCTCCGCAACGTGCTGGAGGGGGAGCGGCGGCGACGCACCGCGGAGATTCTCAAGCTGCGCGGCACCACCCACATGAAGGGCGAGTTCCCTTTCACTATGGGTAGCCACGGCATCAGCGTTTTCCCGCTGGGAGCCATGCGTCTCACCCAGCGCTCCTCAAATGTGCGGCTCAGCTCCGGCGTGCCCCGGCTCGACGAGATGTGCGGTGGCGGCTTCTTCAAGGATTCGATCATCCTCGCCACCGGTGCCACGGGTACGGGTAAAACCCTGCTGGTGTCCAAATTTGTCGAGGATGCTTGCCGCTCCAAGGAGAGAGCAATTCTGTTCGCCTACGAGGAGTCCCGCGCCCAGCTGCTACGCAATGCCACCAGTTGGGGTATCGATTTTGAGCAGATGGAGCAGGACGGCCTGCTCAAGATCATTTGCGCCTATCCCGAGTCCACGGGTTTGGAAGATCATCTCCAAATCATCAAAACTGAAATAGGCCAGTTCAAGCCATCGCGTATGGCGATCGATTCCCTAAGTGCCCTGGCCAGGGGCGTGAGCCACAATGCCTTTAGGCAGTTTGTGATTGGCGTTACTGGTTATGCCAAGCAGGAGGAGATTGCCGGCTTCTTTACGAACACCTCCGAGGAGTTCATGGGTAGCCATTCGATCACCGACTCCCATATCTCCACAATTACCGACACGATCTTGCTGCTGCAATATGTGGAGATCCGCGGTGAGATGGCCCGTGCCTTAAACGTGTTCAAAATGCGCGGCTCTTGGCACGACAAGGGCATCCGTGAATTCGTGATCACCAGCAATGGCCCTGAGATCAAGGATTCCTTTTCCAACTTCGAGCGCATCATCTCCGGGGTGCCCCACCGGATCACCACAGACGAGCGCAGCGAGCTCTCCCGTATCGCCCGCAGCGTCGCCGACGACGAGATTTAA
- the nblS gene encoding two-component system sensor histidine kinase NblS — protein sequence MSWRQAIGRWWAEFSLQTKLLAVATLVVSLLMTGITFLALNGIQRDAQLSDTRYARDLGLLLSANITPLVAEGNDRELAAVADRFWRSSRSLRYIFFADPEGVIYLGIPIGASSGSSELLLSRRLELPSDLQKRPDTPLIRQHLSPGGQVTDVFVPMVSDGRYLGVLALGINPNETLLASAALTREVTVAVFISIWVLVILGAVFNALTITRPVKELLQGVRSIAGGNFETRLALPVGGELGELLDGFNTMASQLEDYKAANIEELTAAQVKQQSLIAKMADGAVLLDAEGAIVLANPTSRRLFRWEGRNLEGNDLIAELPERLAMEVQPALDSVTCRDRESADVRCSFGEPIRTLRIVLQSVSDASGESLKGIAMTIQDLTREVELNAAQSRFISNVSHELRTPLCNIKSYVETLHDLGDQLSEEEKREFLGIANAEADRLTRLVNDVLDLSRLESEREWNLEPLELAPAIEQILRTYRLNADEKGVSLAFEADPQLPRILGNWDLLLQVFDNLVGNALKFTPKGGRLQLRAYPWPDLCVLTPGNEPRGDSPSCDLTSPLPRIRIEIADSGCGISDADQECIFDRFYRVENSVHTEAGTGLGLSIVRGNLEKHGTQVRMASALGVGSTFWFDLPLENSDTDELRLLAERRRYDQAEI from the coding sequence ATGAGCTGGCGCCAGGCCATAGGCCGCTGGTGGGCGGAATTCAGCCTGCAGACCAAGCTGCTGGCGGTGGCCACCCTGGTGGTGAGCCTGCTGATGACGGGCATCACCTTTTTGGCCCTCAACGGCATCCAGAGAGATGCCCAGCTGAGCGATACCCGCTATGCCCGAGATCTAGGCCTGCTGCTCTCGGCCAACATCACGCCCCTGGTGGCGGAGGGCAACGACCGGGAACTGGCGGCGGTAGCAGATCGTTTCTGGCGCTCCAGCCGCAGTCTTCGCTACATCTTTTTCGCCGATCCAGAAGGGGTGATCTACCTAGGCATTCCGATCGGCGCCAGCTCAGGCAGCAGCGAGCTGCTGCTCAGCCGCCGCCTAGAATTGCCCTCAGATTTACAGAAACGGCCTGATACGCCCCTGATCCGTCAGCACCTAAGCCCGGGCGGGCAGGTGACGGATGTGTTTGTGCCGATGGTGAGTGACGGCCGCTATCTCGGCGTGCTGGCCCTGGGTATCAATCCCAATGAGACCCTGCTGGCCAGTGCCGCCCTCACCCGGGAGGTGACAGTGGCTGTGTTCATTTCAATCTGGGTGCTGGTGATTTTGGGGGCTGTTTTCAATGCCCTCACCATCACCCGCCCTGTGAAAGAGCTGCTGCAGGGGGTGCGCTCGATCGCTGGCGGCAACTTCGAAACCAGGCTGGCCCTGCCGGTGGGCGGGGAATTGGGGGAGCTGCTTGACGGCTTCAACACCATGGCCTCCCAGCTTGAGGACTACAAGGCTGCAAACATCGAAGAGCTCACCGCCGCCCAGGTGAAGCAGCAGTCCCTGATCGCCAAGATGGCCGATGGGGCAGTGCTGCTGGATGCCGAGGGCGCAATTGTGCTGGCCAACCCCACCTCCCGTCGCCTGTTCCGCTGGGAGGGCCGCAACCTCGAAGGCAACGACCTGATTGCCGAGCTGCCCGAACGGCTGGCAATGGAGGTGCAGCCAGCCCTCGACAGCGTGACCTGCCGCGACCGTGAAAGCGCCGATGTGCGTTGCAGTTTTGGCGAACCGATCCGCACCCTGCGCATCGTTTTGCAGTCGGTGAGTGATGCCAGCGGCGAAAGCCTCAAGGGCATCGCCATGACCATCCAAGACCTAACCCGCGAGGTGGAGCTCAATGCCGCCCAGAGCCGCTTCATCAGCAATGTCTCCCACGAACTGCGCACGCCCCTCTGCAACATCAAGAGCTACGTGGAAACCCTCCACGACCTTGGCGACCAGCTCAGCGAGGAGGAAAAGCGCGAATTTCTGGGAATCGCCAACGCCGAAGCCGACCGGCTCACCAGGCTTGTCAACGACGTACTCGACCTATCCCGGTTGGAGTCGGAGCGGGAATGGAACCTAGAGCCGCTGGAGCTGGCCCCAGCCATCGAGCAGATCCTGCGCACCTACCGCCTCAATGCTGATGAAAAGGGCGTCTCCCTGGCCTTTGAAGCAGATCCCCAGCTGCCGCGCATCCTCGGCAACTGGGACCTGCTGCTGCAGGTCTTCGACAACCTGGTGGGCAATGCCCTCAAGTTCACCCCCAAGGGTGGGCGGCTGCAATTACGGGCCTACCCCTGGCCCGATCTCTGCGTGCTGACCCCGGGCAACGAACCCAGGGGCGACAGCCCCAGCTGTGATCTCACCTCGCCCCTACCCCGGATTCGAATCGAAATCGCCGACAGCGGTTGCGGCATCTCGGATGCAGACCAGGAGTGCATTTTTGATCGCTTCTATCGAGTTGAAAACTCCGTGCACACCGAAGCTGGCACGGGATTAGGCCTATCGATTGTGCGTGGCAACCTCGAAAAACACGGCACCCAGGTGCGCATGGCCAGTGCCCTAGGGGTAGGCAGCACCTTCTGGTTTGACCTACCTCTAGAAAATTCCGACACGGACGAATTGCGGTTACTGGCCGAGCGACGCCGCTACGACCAGGCCGAGATTTAA
- the purD gene encoding phosphoribosylamine--glycine ligase — protein MPPASCPTPARILVIGAGGRENALGWALARSPGVEAVWITPGNGGSCDLPGCQQLAIAESDQAGLQATCRDLAIELVVVGPEAPLAAGLADSLRAAGFPCFGPGADGAQLEASKQWAKALMQEAGIPTAGYWAADSREQALQILTTQGRPLVVKADGLAAGKGVTVAESVEEARAAIEEIFAGRFGAGPKAAGSEAASASLVLEERTVGPEVSVFALCDGQRMVLLPTAQDHKRIGEGDTGANTGGMGAYAPAPLLDASGLEEVRQRVLEPTVAALRARGIDYRGVIYAGLMLTAAGPSVIEFNCRFGDPECETLMPLLGPELAQILLACANGNLDQAPALTIHPGCSACVIAAAEGYPGELRRDDPIESALQPTDQLQLFHAGTRRDDHGRCLTSGGRVLAVVAQADDFDTAFERAYAGLAQVHFEGMTFRRDIGHQVRNR, from the coding sequence ATGCCCCCTGCCTCCTGTCCAACACCCGCGCGGATCCTGGTGATCGGGGCAGGTGGCCGCGAGAACGCGCTGGGCTGGGCCCTGGCCCGCTCGCCAGGGGTTGAGGCGGTCTGGATTACCCCTGGTAATGGGGGCAGCTGCGACCTACCGGGCTGCCAGCAACTGGCCATCGCCGAATCCGACCAGGCCGGGCTCCAGGCCACCTGCCGCGACCTAGCAATTGAACTGGTGGTGGTGGGTCCAGAAGCCCCCCTGGCTGCTGGCCTGGCCGACAGCTTGCGCGCCGCGGGATTCCCCTGCTTTGGCCCGGGGGCCGATGGGGCGCAGCTGGAGGCAAGTAAACAGTGGGCTAAAGCGCTGATGCAGGAGGCCGGCATTCCCACTGCCGGCTACTGGGCCGCAGACAGCCGCGAGCAGGCTCTGCAAATTTTGACTACCCAAGGGCGCCCCCTGGTGGTGAAGGCCGATGGCCTGGCCGCCGGCAAAGGCGTCACGGTGGCAGAAAGCGTTGAGGAAGCCCGGGCCGCCATCGAGGAGATTTTTGCCGGCCGCTTCGGCGCTGGGCCCAAGGCGGCCGGCTCCGAAGCGGCAAGCGCCTCCCTGGTGCTGGAGGAGCGCACCGTTGGCCCCGAAGTTTCCGTATTCGCCCTCTGCGATGGCCAGCGCATGGTGCTGCTGCCCACTGCCCAGGATCACAAGCGCATCGGCGAGGGCGATACCGGCGCCAACACCGGCGGCATGGGTGCCTACGCCCCGGCTCCCCTATTGGATGCGTCCGGCCTAGAGGAAGTGCGCCAGAGGGTGCTCGAGCCCACCGTGGCCGCCCTGCGGGCTCGAGGCATCGACTACCGCGGCGTGATCTACGCCGGCTTGATGCTCACCGCAGCCGGACCGAGCGTGATCGAATTCAATTGCCGCTTCGGCGATCCGGAGTGCGAAACCCTGATGCCATTGCTGGGGCCGGAGCTAGCCCAAATTTTGTTGGCCTGCGCCAACGGCAACCTCGACCAAGCACCAGCCCTAACCATCCATCCCGGCTGCAGTGCCTGCGTTATCGCCGCTGCGGAGGGTTACCCGGGGGAGCTGCGCCGCGACGATCCCATCGAAAGCGCCCTGCAGCCCACCGACCAGTTGCAGCTGTTCCATGCCGGCACCCGCCGAGATGACCACGGCCGCTGCCTAACCAGCGGCGGCCGAGTGCTCGCTGTGGTGGCCCAGGCCGACGACTTTGATACCGCCTTCGAGCGGGCCTACGCCGGGCTAGCCCAGGTGCACTTTGAGGGCATGACCTTCCGCCGGGACATCGGCCATCAGGTGCGCAACCGATGA